One genomic window of Ornithorhynchus anatinus isolate Pmale09 chromosome 10, mOrnAna1.pri.v4, whole genome shotgun sequence includes the following:
- the MRPL1 gene encoding 39S ribosomal protein L1, mitochondrial, whose amino-acid sequence MAAGARGWRAVVTRFQSLGFSRVAHRPALASRIVNIKVPIRQYAAAAKSKSKQKPQEKSSGKKKDAPPKQKVYPFMEGEPEDDVYLKHLYPRQIYEAEKAIHLLKKFQVLDFTYPKQMVYLDLTLEMTPGKKKKKAEPFSSVLNFPYPFTSEVNKVLVFSEKAEDIKVAEDNGAAFAGGTELIQKILDDEIQADFYVAVPEIVLKLNLLRRKLKNRFPKKTRNSIGRDIPKMLELYKTGHEIAVKEERENFLQTRIATLDMPTEQIVANLQAVLTDVGRHKQENVGPFVARAFLRSATSEGLLLKVDRRPPRGEEEEEAAEEDDER is encoded by the exons ATGGCGGCGGGCGCGCGGGGCTGGCGGGCAG TTGTGACACGGTTCCAAAGCCTCGGTTTTTCCAGGGTTGCACATCGGCCTGCTTTGGCGTCCCGGATCGTAAATATTAAGGTGCCGATCAGGCAGTACGCCGCTGCTGCGAA GTCAAAATCCAAGCAGAAGCCTCAAGAAAAGTCATCGGGTAAGAAAAAAGATGCTCCCCCGAAGCAGAAGGTCTACCCTTTTATGGAGGGCGAGCCTGAAGATGACGTCTATCTGAAACACCTGTACCCGAGGCAGATCTACGAGGCGGAGAAAGCCATCCACCTGCTCAAGAAATTCCAAGTTCTGGATTTTACCTATCCCAAACAAATGGTCTATCTGGATCTGACCCTGGAAATGACGCCAGGGAAGAAGAAG AAAAAGGCAGAACCATTTTCCAGTGTCCTGAATTTTCCATATCCATTCACTTCAGAAGTCAATAAAGTTCTCGTGTTTTCAGAG aAAGCTGAAGACATTAAAGTAGCAGAAGACAATGGAGCTGCATTTGCAGGGGGGACTGAACTAATTCAAAAG ATCTTGGACGATGAAATCCAGGCTGACTTTTATGTAGCCGTGCCAGAAATAGTGCTAAAGCTGAATCTTTTACGgcggaaactgaagaacagatttCCCAAGAAGACTCGGA ACTCCATCGGACGTGACATACCCAAAATGCTCGAACTCTATAAGACCGGCCACGAGATTGCAgtcaaggaggaaagggagaattttctcCAGACCAGAATAGCAACC CTGGACATGCCGACGGAACAGATAGTTGCCAATCTGCAAGCCGTACTCACCGATGTGGGCAGACATAAACAGGAGAACGTAG GACCCTTCGTGGCGCGGGCTTTCCTTCGAAGCGCGACCAGCGAAGGCTTGTTGCTGAAGGTCGACCGGCGGCCACCacgaggagaggaagaagaagaagcagcagaagaggaTGACGAAAGATAG